In Leishmania infantum JPCM5 genome chromosome 12, one genomic interval encodes:
- a CDS encoding surface antigen protein 2 precursor produces MALCVRRLVLAATLAAVVALLLCTSSAPVARAVKENELTEAERSNTLKVLQAFGRSIPELGKKWAGDDFCAWEYIKCYSSAVSLWMDSVDYAGTLPEMPADVDYTNVVITLLDFSAMGQRLSGTLPASWSSMTSLVSLWLERCERVTGTLPASWSSMKALSDLNLHGTQVSGSLPPQWSSMTSLTLLDLQGAKVSGSLPPQWSSMTSLTLLDLQGAKVSGSLPSEWSGMKSAEVLQLQDCDLSGSLPSSWSAMPKLAKVSLTGNHFCGCVPDSWAQKAGLRVDIEDEHKGSKCKLDNQCRPKATPTPAPETECEVDGCEVCEGDSAARCARCREGYFLTSERTCLVYCDGGVAAASSGAAAAAAVCMAVLLSVGLAA; encoded by the coding sequence AtggcgctgtgcgtgcgtcggctggtgctggcggcgaccctcgccgctgtggtggcgctgctgctgtgcacgagcagtgcgccggtggcgcgtgCTGTTAAGGAGAACGAGCTTACTGAGGCGGAGAGGTCGAACACGctgaaggtgctgcaggcgttTGGGCGTTCGATCCCTGAGCTTGGGAAGAAGTGGGCGGGCGACGACTTCTGCGCGTGGGAGTACATCAAGTGCTACTCCTCCGCCGTCAGCTTGTGGATGGACAGCGTGGATTATGCCGGCACGCTGCCGGAGATGCCTGCGGACGTCGACTACACGAACGTCGTGATCACGTTACTCGACTTCAGCGCAATGGGCCAGAGGCTGAGCGGGACGCTGCCCGCCTCGTGGAGCTCGATGACATCGCTGGTGTCGTTGTGGCTTGAAAGGTGCGAACGTGTTACCGGCACTCTGCCCGCCTCGTGGAGCTCGATGAAAGCGCTGAGCGATCTCAATCTGCATGGCACTCAGGTCTCCGGCagtctgccgccgcagtggAGCTCGATGACATCGCTGACCCTTCTCGATCTGCAGGGCGCTAAGGTCTCCGGCAGTCTGCCGCCCCAGTGGAGCTCGATGACATCGCTGACCCTTCTCGATCTGCAGGGCGCTAAGGTCTCCGGCAGTCTGCCGTCCGAGTGGAGTGGGATGAAGAGTGCCGAggtcctgcagctgcaggactGCGACCTGTCCGGCAGTCTGCCCTCCTCGTGGTCTGCGATGCCGAAGCTTGCGAAAGTCTCCCTGACCGGCAACCACTTCTGCGGGTGTGTGCCGGACTCGTGGGCTCAGAAGGCCGGTCTCCGTGTGGACATCGAGGACGAGCACAAGGGCAGCAAGTGCAAGCTTGATAACCAATGCCGCCCGAAAGCCACGCCTACTCCTGCCCCCGAGACGGAGTGCGAGGTGGATGGGTGTGAGGTGTGCGAGGGGGACTCCGCGGCGAGGTGCGCCAGGTGCCGTGAGGGCTACTTCCTGACGAGCGAGAGGACGTGCCTGGTGTACTGCGATGGCGGCGTTGCGGCCGCGTCgagcggagcggctgctgccgctgctgtgtgcatggctgtgctgctgagcgTGGGGCTGGCGGCGTGa
- a CDS encoding putative surface antigen protein 2, translating into MALCVRRLVLAATLAAVVALLLCTSSAPVARAVKEDNLTETQKSNTLAVLQAFGRAIPEVKKLWKGDDFCSWKYVYCYPSAVGVLMDSVDYAGSLPEMPAGVDYTNVVITQLDFSAKGQRLSGTLPASWSSMTSLVSLWLEGCERVTGTLPASWSSMTSLSDLNLHGTQVSGSLPPQWSSMTSLATLSLRLTKVSGSLPSEWSSMTSLTLLDLQGTKVSGSLPSEWSGMKSAEVLQLQDCDLSGSLPSSWSAMPKLREVLLSGNHFCGCVPESWTLKRKLMVTIEADHEGRNCKLENKCRPAAPTTTTTTTSTTTKRPTASTSTTTTTTVPPTLPSTTATPTATPTPAPETECEVDGCEVCEEDSAARCARCREGYFVTSEKTCLMTTDGGLAAALSGAAAAAAVCMAVLLSVGLAA; encoded by the coding sequence AtggcgctgtgcgtgcgtcggctggtgctggcggcgaccctcgccgctgtggtggcgctgctgctgtgcacgagcagtgcgccggtggcgcgtgCTGTTAAGGAGGACAACCTCACTGAAACCCAAAAGTCGAAcacgctggcggtgctgcaggcgttTGGGCGTGCGATCCCTGAGGTTAAGAAACTGTGGAAGGGCGACGACTTCTGCTCGTGGAAGTACGTGTACTGCTACCcctccgccgtcggcgtACTGATGGACAGCGTGGATTATGCCGGGTCGCTGCCGGAGATGCCTGCGGGCGTCGACTACACCAACGTCGTGATCACGCAGCTCGACTTCAGCGCAAAGGGCCAGAGGCTGAGCGGGACGCTGCCCGCCTCGTGGAGCTCGATGACATCGCTGGTGTCGTTGTGGCTTGAAGGGTGCGAACGTGTTACCGGGACGCTGCCCGCCTCGTGGAGCTCGATGACATCGCTGAGCGATCTCAATCTGCATGGCACTCAGGTCTCCGGCAGTCTGCCGCCCCAGTGGAGCTCGATGACATCGCTGGCCACGCTTTCTCTGCGGCTCACGAAGGTCTCCGGCAGTCTGCCGTCCGAGTGGAGCTCGATGACATCGCTGACCCTTCTCGATCTGCAGGGCACTAAGGTCTCCGGCAGTCTGCCGTCCGAGTGGAGCGGGATGAAGAGTGCGGAggtcctgcagctgcaggactGCGACCTGTCCGGCAGTCTGCCCTCCTCGTGGTCTGCGATGCCGAAGCTGCGGGAAGTCTTACTGAGCGGCAACCACTTCTGCGGGTGTGTGCCTGAGTCGTGGACGTTGAAACGTAAGCTTATGGTCACCATTGAGGCAGACCACGAGGGCAGGAACTGCAAGCTTGAGAATAAGTGCCGCCCAGCTGCACCCACAACGACGACCACGACCACAAGCACGACTACTAAGCGGCCAACTGCATCCACGAGCACCACGACGACCACCACTGTCCCGCCGACTCTACCCTCCACCACTGCCACCCCAACAGCCACGCCTACTCCTGCCCCCGAGACGGAGTGCGAGGTGGATGGGTGTGAGGTGTGCGAGGAGGACTCCGCGGCGAGGTGCGCCAGGTGCCGTGAGGGATACTTCGTGACGAGCGAGAAGACGTGCTTGATGACCACCGATGGTGGCCTTGCGGCCGCGTTgagcggagcggctgctgccgctgctgtgtgcatggctgtgctgctgagcgTGGGGCTGGCGGCGTGA
- a CDS encoding putative surface antigen protein 2 — MALCVRRLVLAATLAAAVALLLCTSSAPVARAAGISDFTSAQQLNTLAVLQAFGRAIPELGKLWTGDDFCSWDFIKCVSSGARVWLKGATYAGTLPQMPAGVDYKHVIIRALDLFSTPELVGTLPDSWSRLQGLTSLTLSGCGVSGTLPPSWRSMKSLTSLAIEKCGSVTGKLPPEWAAMPLLKTLLLRQLQLRSTLPKEWGGMTSLLTLEITAAGSITGTLPPQWSSMTSLTNMFLDDLSLGGSLPAAWGSLVTLKQLGLRESPLTGPLPHHWTSIRGLSFLALQGTSITGTLPPQWSSMASLATLNLERTHVSGTLPPGWSSMTSLSTLNLQGTSISGTLPPKWSSMTSLAILKLGRTQVSGTLPPGWSGMSNARSLELDNCDLSGSLPPEWSAMPRLRLVALRGNHFCGCVPDSWAQKAGLVVSIEDKHTGNNCIASGECTTTTTTTTTTTKPPTTTTTKPPTTTTTTTKPPTTTTTKPPTTTTTTTKPPTTTTTKPPTTTTTKPPTTTTTTTKPPTTTTTKPPTTTTTKPPTTTTEAPSEPTTTASPTATPTPAPETECEVDGCEVCDGDSAARCARCREGYFLTDERTCLVYCDGGVVAATSGAAAAAAVCVVVLLSVGLAT, encoded by the coding sequence AtggcgctgtgcgtgcgtcggctggtgctggcggcgaccctcgccgctgcggtggcgctgctgctgtgcacgagcagtgcgccggtggcgcgtgctgctggaaTAAGCGACTTTACTTCTGCGCAGCAGTTGAAcacgctggcggtgctgcaggctTTTGGGCGTGCGATCCCTGAGCTTGGGAAGCTGTGGACGGGCGACGACTTCTGCTCGTGGGACTTCATCAAATGCGTGTCCTCTGGCGCTCGCGTTTGGCTGAAAGGTGCGACGTATgccggcacgctgccgcagaTGCCTGCGGGCGTCGACTACAAACACGTCATCATCAGGGCCCTCGACTTGTTCAGTACGCCAGAACTGGTCGGGACGCTGCCGGACAGCTGGAGCAGGCTGCAGGGACTGACCTCACTTACGTTGTCGGGCTGCGGCGTGAGCGGGACGCTGCCCCCCTCGTGGCGCTCGATGAAGTCTTTGACGTCGTTGGCGATCGAAAAGTGTGGAAGTGTAACCGGCAAGCTGCCGCCTGAGTGGGCCGCGATGCCTCTTTTAAAGACGCTGCTTCTCAgacagctgcagctgagGAGTACGCTGCCTAAAGAGTGGGGTGGGATGACGTCCTTGCTGACGCTGGAGATAACTGCTGCAGGCAGCATCACCGGCACGCTGCCTCCTCAGTGGAGCTCCATGACATCGCTGACGAATATGTTCCTAGATGATTTGTCGCTTGGCggctcgctgccggcggcgtggggTTCGCTGGTGACACTGAAGCAGCTGGGGCTCCGGGAGTCGCCGTTGACCGGCCCCCTTCCTCATCACTGGACCTCGATAAGGGGGCTCAGCTTTCTTGCTCTGCAGGGCACAAGTATCaccggcacgctgccgcctcagTGGAGCTCAATGGCATCGCTGGCCACTTTAAATCTAGAGCGCACTCACGTCTCCGGAACGCTGCCGCCCGGGTGGAGTTCAATGACGTCGCTAAGCACCCTCAACCTGCAGGGCACAAGTATCtccggcacgctgccgcccaAGTGGAGCTCAATGACATCGCTGGCCATTTTAAAATTGGGTCGTACTCAGGTCtccggcacgctgccgcccggGTGGAGTGGGATGTCGAATGCCCGGTCCCTGGAGCTGGACAACTGCGACCTCTCCGGCAGTCTGCCCCCCGAGTGGTCTGCGATGCCGAGGCTGCGTCTTGTCGCACTGAGGGGCAACCACTTCTGCGGGTGTGTGCCTGACTCGTGGGCCCAGAAGGCCGGTCTCGTTGTCAGTATCGAGGATAAGCACACGGGCAACAACTGCATCGCTAGTGGGGAGTGCacaacgacgacaacgaccaccacgaccaccactaaaccgcccaccacgaccaccactaAACCGCCCACCACGACAACGACCACCACTAAACcgcccaccacgaccaccactaAACCGCCCACCACGACAACGACCACCACTAAACcgcccaccacgaccaccactaaaccgcccaccacgaccaccactaAACCGCCCACCACGACAACGACCACCACTAAACCGCcgaccacgaccaccactaAACCGCcgaccacgaccaccactaaaccgcccaccacgaccacTGAGGCACCGTCTGAACCCACGACCACTGCGAGCCCAACAGCCACGCCTACTCCTGCCCCCGAGACGGAGTGCGAGGTGGATGGGTGTGAGGTGTGCGATGGGGACTCCGCGGCGAGGTGCGCCAGGTGCCGTGAGGGCTACTTCCTGACGGACGAGAGGACGTGCCTGGTGTACTGCGATGGCGGCGTTGTGGCCGCGACgagcggagcggctgctgccgctgctgtgtgcgtggtggtgctgctgagcgtgGGGCTGGCGACGTGa
- a CDS encoding putative surface antigen protein 2, producing the protein MALCVRRLVLAATLAAAVALLLCTSSAPVVRAAGTADFTAAQRTNTLKVLQAFGSAIPVLGEKWTGDDFCSWELVKCGSSGVNVSFHLSLAAGTRPEMPVGVDYTTVMMKVLDVSQMGLGLSGTLPEMPVGVDYKHVMIRSLQCYVMGELVGTLPASWSRLQGLNSLSFWSCGVSGTLPASWSSMKSLSSLWMQYCPSVTGTLPPEWASMPRLEMLRLRHLPLRSRLPPEWGSMRSLTILNLEGTQVYGSLPPRWSGMSNVWLLELQNCDLSGSLPPEWAAMPKLLRVDLNGNQFCGCVPDSWAQKVSLLVNIEDEHKGRDCRLGSDCRTTAAPQTTTTTTVKPPTTTTTTTRPPTTTTTTTKPPITEPPTAPPTTELPTTTTASPTVTPTPAPETECEVDGW; encoded by the coding sequence AtggcgctgtgcgtgcgtcggctggtgctggcggcgaccctcgccgctgcggtggcgctgctgctgtgcacgagcagtgcgccggtggtgcgtgctgctggaaCTGCCGACTTcactgctgcgcagcggacgAACACGctgaaggtgctgcaggcgttTGGGAGTGCGATCCCTGTGCTTGGGGAGAAGTGGACGGGCGACGACTTCTGCTCGTGGGAGCTCGTCAAATGCGGGTCATCCGGCGTCAACGTATCGTTCCATCTCTCGTTGGCTGCTGGCACGCGGCCGGAGATGCCTGTGGGCGTCGACTACACGACCGTCATGATGAAGGTGCTCGACGTTTCCCAAATGGGGCTGGGGCTGAGCGGGACGCTGCCGGAGATGCCTGTGGGCGTCGACTACAAGCACGTCATGATCAGGAGCCTCCAGTGCTACGTAATGGGAGAACTGGTCGGGACGCTGCCGGCCAGCTGGAGCAGGCTGCAGGGACTGAACTCCCTTTCGTTTTGGAGCTGCGGCGTGAGCGGTACGCTGCCCGCCTCATGGAGCTCGATGAagtcgttgtcgtcgttgtGGATGCAATACTGTCCAAGTGTCaccggcacgctgccgcctgaGTGGGCCTCGATGCCTCGTTTAGAGATGCTGCGGCTGAGGCACCTGCCGCTGAGGAGTAGACTGCCGCCTGAGTGGGGCTCAATGAGATCGCTAACTATTTTGAATCTGGAGGGTACTCAGGTTTACGGCAGTCTGCCGCCCCGGTGGAGCGGAATGTCGAATGTCTGGCTCCTGGAGCTGCAGAACTGCGACCTGTCCGGCAGTCTGCCCCCCGAGTGGGCTGCGATGCCGAAGCTGCTTCGTGTGGACCTGAACGGCAACCAGTTCTGCGGGTGTGTGCCGGACTCGTGGGCCCAGAAGGTTTCTCTCCTTGTGAACATCGAGGACGAGCACAAGGGCAGGGACTGCAGGCTTGGTAGCGACTGCCGCACGACTGCTGCTCCGCAaaccaccactaccaccaccgtTAAACCGCCCACCACGACAACGACCACCACTAGACCGCCCACCACGACAACGACCACCACTAAACCGCCCATCACTGAGCCGCCGACTGCGCCCCCTACCACTGAACTCCCCACCACGACCACTGCGAGCCCAACAGTCACGCCTACTCCTGCCCCCGAGACGGAGTGCGAAGTGGATGGGTGGTGA
- a CDS encoding putative surface antigen protein 2: MALCVRRLVLAATLAAVVALLLCTSSAPVARAAVKDDFTAAQRTNTLAVLEAFGRAIPELGKLWKGDDFCFWESVVCDVTEVYLWEIGATYTGTLPEMPVDVDYTAVMVKHLDFSQMGLGLSGTLPDSWSRLQGLTSLTLSGCGVSGTLPPSWRSMKSLVSLWIESCESVTGKLPPEWSSMKSLRDLHLHGAKVSGTLPPEWSTMKSLTLLDLQDTQVTGSLPPEWSSMKSMTILSLNGAKVSGTLPPQWSSMTSLSLLSLEGTQLSGTLPPQWSGMTSLVTLFLQGTQVSGTLPPQWRSMLNAEFLQLENCDLSGCLPPEWAAMPKLRHVELKGNQFAGCVPDSWAQKAGLVVEIEDKHTGNSCIAGADCATTTTTTTEPTSTASPTATPTSAPETECEVDGCEVCDGDSAARCARCREGYFLTDERTCLVYRDGGVVAVSIGAAAAAVVCMAVLLSVGLAA; this comes from the coding sequence AtggcgctgtgcgtgcgtcggctggtgctggcggcgaccctcgccgctgtggtggcgctgctgctgtgcacgagcagtgcgccggtggcgcgtgctgctgtgaaGGATGACTTcactgctgcgcagcggacgaacacgctggcggtgctggaggcgtTTGGGCGTGCGATCCCTGAGCTTGGGAAGCTGTGGAAGGGCGACGACTTCTGCTTTTGGGAGTCGGTCGTGTGCGATGTGACCGAAGTGTACTTGTGGGAAATCGGTGCGACGTATACCGGCACGCTGCCGGAGATGCCTGTGGACGTCGACTACACGGCCGTCATGGTCAAGCACCTCGACTTTTCCCAAATGGGGCTGGGGCTGAGCGGAACGCTGCCGGACAGCTGGAGCAGGCTGCAGGGACTGACCTCACTTACGTTGTCGGGCTGCGGCGTGAGCGGTACGCTGCCCCCCTCGTGGCGCTCGATGAAGTCTTTGGTGTCGTTGTGGATTGAGAGTTGTGAAAGTGTTACCGGCAAGCTGCCGCCTGAGTGGAGCTCGATGAAATCGCTGAGAGATCTCCATCTGCATGGCGCGAAGGTTtccggcacgctgccgcctgaGTGGAGCACGATGAAATCGCTGACCCTTCTCGATCTGCAGGACACTCAGGTTACCGGCAGTCTGCCGCCTGAGTGGAGCTCAATGAAATCCATGACCATTCTCAGTCTGAATGGCGCGAAGGTTTCCGGCACGCTGCCACCCCAGTGGAGCTCGATGACATCGCTGAGCCTTCTCAGTCTGGAGGGTACTCAGCTCTCCGGCACGCTACCGCCCCAGTGGAGTGGGATGACATCGCTGGTCACGCTTTTTCTGCAGGGTACTCAGGTCTCCGGcactctgccgccgcagtggAGATCGATGTTGAATGCCGAGTTCCTGCAGCTGGAGAACTGCGACCTGTCCGGCTGTTTGCCCCCCGAGTGGGCTGCGATGCCGAAGCTGCGTCATGTCGAACTTAAGGGCAACCAGTTCGCCGGGTGTGTGCCGGACTCGTGGGCTCAGAAGGCCGGTCTCGTTGTGGAAATCGAGGATAAGCACACGGGCAACAGCTGCATTGCTGGTGCGGACTGCGCAACGAcgaccacgaccaccactgAACCCACGTCCACTGCGAGCCCAACAGCCACGCCTACCTCTGCCCCCGAGACGGAGTGCGAGGTGGATGGGTGTGAGGTGTGCGATGGGGACTCCGCGGCGAGGTGCGCCAGGTGCCGTGAGGGCTACTTCCTGACGGACGAGAGGACGTGCCTGGTGTaccgcgatggcggcgttGTGGCCGTGTCGAtcggagcggctgctgccgctgttgtgtgcatggctgtgctgctgagcgTGGGGCTGGCGGCGTGa
- a CDS encoding putative surface antigen protein yields MALCVRRLVLAATLAAAVALLLCTSSAPVVRAAGTADFTAAQRRNTLTVLEAFGRAIPELGKKWTGDDFCLWESVMCDRTGVFVSGIGATYAGTLPEMPDRVDYTNVMIKQLDFSEMGLGLTGTLPESWSRLQLLTFLTFSGNNVSGTLHASWRSMKLLKELWIEDCGSISGSLPSEWSSMSNLQTLLLRQLQLSGTLPREWAAMSSLHTLEMTAAGDITGTLPPEWSSMKSLTSLFVNESLISGTLPQQWSSMNGLIVLALMRSQVSGTLPAAWSSMTSLTTLNLQRTNLYGTLPLEWRSMTSLRFLYLRRTRVSGTLPPQWSSMTSLTLLVMQATQVSGTLPREWSSMPSLTLFSLRRTQVSGTLPREWSSMKSLTLLALQYTKVSGTLPPQWSSMKSLTTLALQHTQVSGTLPPRWSSLTSLNLLNLHYTKVSGTLPREWSMMTSAEVLQLEYCNLSGSLPPEWSAMPRLKEVSLRGNHFCGCVPDSWAQKAGLRVDIEDEHKGRDCRLGNECKTKTAPQTTTTTTTEPFHHHDHDDG; encoded by the coding sequence AtggcgctgtgcgtgcgtcggctggtgctggcggcgaccctcgccgctgcggtggcgctgctgctgtgcacgagcagtgcgccggtggtgcgtgctgctggaaCGGCCGACTTCACTGCTGCACAGCGGAGGAACACGCtgacggtgctggaggcgtTTGGGCGTGCGATCCCTGAGCTTGGGAAGAAGTGGACGGGCGACGACTTCTGCTTGTGGGAGTCCGTCATGTGCGATAGGACAGGAGTGTTCGTCTCGGGAATCGGTGCGACGTATGCCGGCACGCTGCCGGAGATGCCTGATAGGGTCGACTACACGAACGTCATGATCAAGCAGCTCGACTTTTCCGAAATGGGTCTGGGGCTGACCGGGACGCTGCCGGAGAGCTGGAGCAGGCTGCAACTGCTGACTTTCCTTACGTTTTCGGGCAACAACGTGAGCGGGACGCTGCACGCCTCATGGAGGTCGATGAAGTTGCTGAAGGAATTGTGGATTGAAGATTGCGGGAGTATCTCCGGCAGCCTGCCTTCTGAGTGGAGCTCGATGTCTAATTTacagacgctgctgctcagaCAACTGCAGCTGAGCGGTACGCTACCGCGTGAGTGGGCTGCGATGTCTTCATTACATACGCTGGAGATGACTGCTGCAGGCGACATCACCGGCACGCTACCGCCCGAGTGGAGCTCGATGAAGTCGCTGACGAGTCTTTTCGTTAACGAGTCGCTGATCAGCGGCACGCTGCCCCAGCAGTGGAGTTCGATGAATGGGCTGATCGTTCTTGCACTGATGCGCTCTCAGGTCTCTGGCACACTGCCTGCGGCGTGGAGCTCAATGACATCGCTGACGACTCTGAACCTGCAGCGCACAAACCTTtacggcacgctgccgctcgagTGGAGATCGATGACATCGCTGAGATTCCTTTATCTTCGTCGCACTCGGGTCTCTGGCACGCTTCCGCCACAGTGGAGCTCAATGACATCGCTGACCCTTCTTGTTATGCAGGCTACTCAGGTCTCCGGCACACTGCCTCGCGAATGGAGCTCGATGCCATCGCTGACCCTTTTTTCTCTGCGGCGTACTCAGGTCTCCGGCACATTACCTCGTGAATGGAGCTCGATGAAATCACTGACCCTTCTTGCTCTGCAGTACACGAAGGTTtccggcacgctgccgccacagTGGAGCTCGATGAAATCGCTGACCACTCTTGCTCTGCAGCACACTCAGGTCTCCGGCACGCTGCCCCCGCGGTGGAGCTCACTGACATCGCTCAACCTTTTAAATCTGCACTACACTAAGGTCTCCGGCACGCTGCCACGCGAGTGGAGTATGATGACGAGTGCCGAGGTCCTTCAGCTGGAGTACTGCAACCTGTCCGGCAGTCTGCCCCCCGAATGGTCTGCGATGCCGAGGCTGAAGGAAGTCTCACTGAGGGGCAACCACTTCTGCGGGTGTGTGCCGGACTCGTGGGCCCAGAAGGCCGGTCTCCGTGTGGACATCGAGGACGAGCACAAGGGCAGGGACTGCAGGCTTGGTAACGAGTGCAAAACAAAAACTGCTCCGcaaaccaccaccacgaccaccactgaacccttccaccaccacgaccacgaCGACGGCTAA